A genomic segment from Drosophila willistoni isolate 14030-0811.24 chromosome 2L unlocalized genomic scaffold, UCI_dwil_1.1 Seg168, whole genome shotgun sequence encodes:
- the LOC6643345 gene encoding ATP-dependent RNA helicase DHX8 — MDELQQLEYLSLVSKICTELDNHLGINDKDLAEFIIDLENKNRSYEAFRKALADNGAEFPDSLVQNLQRIINLMRPSRPKDDKIPAGSTGKDDKKSELMKMFPGLALPNDTYSKTENEDHKEDRKDEKQKPDKKDRKESKPKISEMSDVDAAMLELEALAPGENKAKESSTKRRERSRSRNRDRDRRKRSKSRGNRDGHRSKSRERDRSRRNSRRSRSREDGHGERDRRRSRDREHRARDDRRRRSRSREDRDRRRRSRSREERRHRSRSRDRREKMPPPTAVMADDPEAGKIYSGKVANIVDFGCFVQLFGLRKRWEGLVHISQLRAEGRVTDVTEVVSRNQTVKVKVMSITGQKVSLSMKEVDQESGRDLNPLSHAPEDEDISLRDRNPDGPFSSSTSMLNLQGNNLDGDEHESRKRVTRISSPERWEIKQMISSGVLDRSEMPDFDEETGLLPKDEDDEADIEIEIVEEEPPFLSGHGRALHDLSPVRIVKNPDGSLAQAAMMQSALSKERREQKMLQREQEMEALPTNLNKNWIDPLPEEDSGRHLAANMRGMGLAPQEVPEWKKHVIGGKKSSFGKKTDLTLVEQRQSLPIYKLRDDLIKAVTDNQILIVIGETGSGKTTQITQYLGECGFTARGKIGCTQPRRVAAMSVAKRVAEEYGCRLGQEVGYTIRFEDCTSPETVIKYMTDGMLLRECLMEAELKGYSVIMLDEAHERTIHTDVLFGLLKTAVQKRPELKLIVTSATLDAVKFSQYFFEAPIFTIPGRTFPVEVLYTKEPETDYLDASLITVMQIHLREPPGDILLFLTGQEEIDTACEILYERMKSLGPDVPELIILPVYSALPSEMQTRIFDPAPAGSRKVVIATNIAETSLTIDGIFYVVDPGFVKQKVYNSKTGMDSLVVTPISQAAAKQRAGRAGRTGPGKTYRLYTERAYRDEMLPTPVPEIQRTNLATTVLQLKTMGINDLLHFDFMDAPPVESLVMALEQLHSLSALDDEGLLTRLGRRMAEFPLEPNLSKMLIMSVALQCSDEILTIVSMLSVQNVFYRPKDKQALADQKKAKFNQAEGDHLTLLAVYNSWKNNKFSNAWCYENFVQIRTLKRSQDVRKQLLGIMDRHKLDVVSAGKNSVRIQKAICSGFFRNAAKKDPQEGYRTLVDSQVVYIHPSSALFNRQPEWVIYHELVQTTKEYMREVTTIDPKWLVEFAPSFFRFSDPTKLSKFKKNQRLEPLYNKYEEPNAWRISRVRRRRN, encoded by the exons ATGGACGAATTGCAGCAGCTGGAGTATCTATCGCTGGTCTCCAAAATTTGTACAGAGTTGGACAACCATTTGGGCATCAATGACAAGGATTTGgctgaatttattattgactTGGAGAACAAGAATCGCAGCTATGAAGCGTTCCGCAAGGCTTTGGCAGACAATGGAGCTGAGTTTCCAGACTCTTTGGTTCAGAATTTACAGCGTATCATTAATCTTATGCGTCCTAGCCGTCCTAAAGACGATAAAATTCCTGCTGGTTCAACGGGAAAGGATGACAAAAAATCGGAACTTATGAAGATGTTTCCGGGTTTAGCATTACCCAATGATACGTACAGCAAAACTGAAAACGAAGACCATAAAGAGgacagaaaagatgaaaagcaaaaaccgGACAAGAAGGATCGCAAGGAGAGCAAACCAAAAATTTCCGAAATGAGCGATGTGGATGCTGCGATGTTGGAACTGGAGGCATTGGCTCCGGGAGAGAATAAAGCAAAAGAATCATCCACAAAGCGCAGAGAGCGTAGTCGTAGTCGCAATAGAGATCGGGATCGACGAAAGCGTAGTAAGTCTCGCGGAAATCGAGATGGCCATCGGAGCAAGTCTCGCGAACGCGATCGGTCACGCCGTAACAGCAGACGAAGCAGATCACGTGAAGATGGCCATGGAGAACGAGATCGTCGTAGGAGTAGAGACAGAGAACACCGCGCTCGTGATGATCGTCGTAGGCGAAGCAGATCTCGAGAGGATCGAGATCGCCGCAGAAGGAGCAGGTCCCGAGAAGAACGACGCCATAGATCGCGGTCCCGGGACCGACGAGAAAAAATGCCACCACCAACCGCCGTTATGGCTGATGACCCAGAAGCTGGGAAAATCTACTCCGGTAAGGTGGCCAATATTGTTGACTTTGGTTGTTTTGTGCAGCTTTTTGGCCTGCGTAAGCGCTGGGAGGGTTTAGTTCACATATCTCAGCTGAGAGCGGAGGGACGTGTAACCGATGTGACGGAGGTAGTAAGCCGTAATCAGACGGTCAAGGTTAAGGTGATGTCCATCACTGGTCAAAAGGTATCCCTCTCGATGAAAGAAGTCGATCAAGAGTCCGGCCGAGACTTAAACCCTCTCTCGCATGCTCCAGAGGATGAAGACATATCGTTGAGGGATCGCAATCCGGATGGTCCGTTTAGCAGCAGCACCTCCATGCTAAATCTGCAGGGAAATAATCTCGACGGTGATGAGCATGAGTCAAGAAAACGTGTAACCAGAATATCCAGTCCCGAACGGTGGGAGATTAAGCAGATGATCAGCTCTGGAGTGCTTGATCGCAGCGAAATGCCAGATTTTGATGAGGAAACTGGTTTGCTTCCCAAGGACGAGGACGATGAGGCCGATATAGAAATTGAGATTGTTGAAGAAGAGCCACCCTTCCTCTCAGGCCATGGACGAGCCCTCCACGATCTATCCCCAGTGAGGATTGTGAAGAATCCCGATGGATCTCTCGCGCAAGCAGCAATGATGCAATCGGCTCTTTCCAAAGAGCGGCGTGAACAGAAAATGTTGCAGCGCGAACAAGAAATGGAAGCGTTGCCCACCAATCTCAACAAAAACTGGATCGATCCTTTGCCAGAGGAGGACTCTGGTCGTCATTTAGCGGCAAATATGCGGGGCATGGGACTAGCTCCCCAAGAAGTGCCCGAATGGAAGAAGCATGTAATTGGAGGAAAAAAATCATCCTTCGGCAAAAAGACGGACTTAACGCTTGTTGAGCAGCGACAATCTCTGCCCATCTACAAGCTACGCGATGATCTCATCAAGGCGGTGACAGACAATCAAATTCTGATTGTTATCGGGGAGACTGGATCCGGTAAAACTACCCAAATCACCCAATATCTAGGTGAATGCGGATTTACGGCACGTGGAAAGATTGGATGCACACAACCGCGTCGTGTGGCTGCCATGTCGGTGGCAAAACGTGTGGCCGAGGAATATGGTTGCCGTCTTGGTCAAGAAGTGGGCTATACCATACGTTTCGAGGATTGCACCAGTCCGGAGACTGTAATCAAGTACATGACAGACGGCATGTTGCTCCGCGAATGCCTTATGGAGGCTGAACTTAAGGGCTATTCAGTCATCATGTTGGATGAGGCTCACGAACGAACAATTCACACTGATGTTCTGTTTGGTCTGCTGAAGACGGCCGTGCAAAAACGCCCGGAATTGAAACTAATTGTTACCTCAGCCACTTTGGATGCGGTCAAGTTTTCGCAGTATTTCTTTGAAGCTCCCATTTTTACAATTCCTGGACGTACATTTCCCGTGGAGGTGTTGTATACAAAGGAGCCGGAGACCGACTATTTAGATGCCTCTCTAATTACGGTGATGCAAATACATTTGCGTGAACCGCCCGGTGATATTTTGCTTTTCCTCACTGGTCAGGAGGAGATTGACACGGCCTGCGAGATATTATACGAGCGCATGAAGAGTCTAGGCCCCGATGTGCCCGAACTGATCATTTTGCCTGTCTATTCTGCTCTGCCATCCGAGATGCAAACACGCATCTTTGACCCTGCTCCGGCAGGCAGTCGTAAGGTGGTAATCGCCACGAATATCGCTGAGACTTCACTAACCATAGATGGTATATTTTATGTGGTGGATCCAGGATTTGTTAAACAGAAAGTCTACAACTCGAAGACGGGCATGGATTCGCTTGTAGTTACTCCCATTTCGCAGGCAGCAGCCAAGCAAAGAGCTGGCAGGGCAGGACGTACTGGGCCAGGAAAAACCTATCGTCTTTACACGGAGCGAGCTTATCGGGATGAGATGTTGCCGACGCCCGTGCCCGAAATCCAACGTACCAATCTGGCAACCACAGTGCTTCAACTTAAGACCATGGGTATCAATGATCTGCTGCACTTTGATTTCATGGATGCACCACCAGTGGAGTCTTTGGTTATGGCCTTGGAACAGCTGCATTCACTCTCGGCTCTTGATGATGAGGGCTTACTTACCCGTTTGGGTCGTCGCATGGCCGAATTTCCACTTGAGCCGAATCTCTCCAAAATGCTTATCATGTCGGTAGCCCTGCAGTGTTCTGATGAGATTTTGACAATTGTGTCCATGTTGAGTGTGCAAAATGTGTTTTACAGGCCAAAAGATAAACAGGCGTTGGCCGATCAGAAAAAGGCAAAATTTAATCAAGCTGAGG GTGATCACTTAACCCTGTTGGCAGTCTACAACAGTTGGAAGAATAACAAATTCTCGAATGCTTGGTGTTATGAAAATTTTGTTCAGATACGGACATTAAAACGTTCACAGGATGTACGGAAACAACTGCTTGGTATTATGGATCGTCATAAATTGGATGTGGTATCGGCGGGCAAGAATTCTGTGCGCATTCAAAAGGCAATTTGTTCTGGCTTCTTTCGTAATGCTGCAAAAAAGGATCCACAGGAAGGTTATCGTACTCTGGTTGATTCTCAGGTGGTTTACATTCATCCTTCAAGTGCTCTGTTCAATAGACAGCCCGAATGGGTCATCTATCATGAACTGGTGCAGACCACCAAAGAGTATATGCGCGAGGTGACCACAATTGATCCAAAATGGTTGGTGGAATTCGCTCCATCCTTCTTCCGCTTCTCTGATCCAACCAAACTGagtaaatttaagaaaaatcaACGACTTGAGCCATTGTACAACAAATATGAAGAGCCTAATGCTTGGAGAATATCCCGAGTTAGGCGCAGACGGAATTAA
- the LOC6643344 gene encoding cytochrome b5 reductase 4, which produces MFKNVRKMSDSTLKPPTGTPLKPPAVVALAAHSSNLQLPSTAGLKPNSGSATGNPRNKCALKPGYSLMSWIKLCNSGADLSGTQGRVVPVTRNELALHNKVNDAWMAIRGKVFNVTRYIDFHPGGVDEIMRGAGRDATKLFDEVHAWVNYPQLLGKCYVGPLKENASVSAYSTPTIVDFAKPPSKPTEELVPRFDWIQQRSEITLYLYTRRNVNPGLCLRRINGQQLTASVLLGTKWHVFDFQLSASVVWPPKFAQIGSESGKIELILTKEEAAPWPNYGTHVLRQEDPPSDEFHDYDVVSCSDFNHDSFELCLKSVEQKILMQLPVGYHLDIEASVNGEDIQRSYTPISNTYLSSSSAYEFSLNFLIKRYDGGNLSSHLHKLQPGASLRLSLPRGNFQLSKLAAHRNILLLSAGSGLTPNLSLLQPLLKRNTNRIERLHLLYFNKTESDIWLKEKLADLHVKDERFSCHHILSQAVEQSQRISVELLSPFFKNEANIDKFTYMTICGPTGFNSAAIEILADIGVEANNIHVFQG; this is translated from the exons ATGTTCAAAAATGTGAGAAAAATGTCCGATTCTACGCTCAAGCCACCGACTGGGACACCATTGAAGCCACCAGCTGTGGTGGCACTAGCAGCACATTCATCCAATCTTCAACTGCCGTCAACTGCGGGACTTAAACCCAATTCTGGATCGGCTACTGGTAATCCCCGTAACAAATGTGCTCTCAAACCGGGATATTCTTTGATGAGCTGGATAAAACTGTGTAATTCTGGAGCTGATTTATCTGGAACTCAGGGACGAGTAGTACCTGTGACCAGAAATGAGTTGGCTCTACATAATAAAGTCAACGACGCTTGGATGGCAATAAGGGGAAAGGTTTTCAATGTGACACGCTATATCGACTTTCACCCTGGCGGTGTCGATGAAATAATGAGAGGAGCTGGACGTGATGCTACAAAACTGTTTGATGAAGTTCATGCTTGGGTCAATTATCCCCAATTGTTGGGCAAATGCTATGTAGGACCATTAAAAGAGAATGCATCGGTTTCAGCTTATTCTACTCCAACAATTGTGGACTTTGCAAAACCCCCTTCAAAACCAACGGAAGAGCTTGTGCCGCGTTTTGATTGGATACAACAGAGAAGCGAGATCACCCTGTACCTTTATACACGAAGAAATGTTAATCCAGGACTGTGCTTAAGGAGAATCAATGGACAGCAGTTGACTGCAAGTGTTTTGTTAGGTACCAAATGGCATGTCTTTGATTTTCAACTGTCGGCCAGTGTGGTATGGCCTCCAAAATTTGCCCAAATTGGATCTGAGTCTGGGAAAATTGAGCTTATATTGACTAAAGAGGAAGCCGCTCCTTGGCCAAATTATGGCACACATGTGCTAAGACAGGAAGATCCTCCAAGCGATGAATTCCATGACTATGATGTTGTATCTTGCTCGGATTTTAATCATGACTCCTTCGAGCTATGCCTCAAAAGTGTTGAGCAGAAGATTCTAATGCAATTGCCTGTAGGTTACCATCTGGATATTGAAGCTTCTGTCAATGGAGAAGACATTCAGCGTAGTTATACTCCAATATCCAATACTTATCTTAGTTCGAGTTCCGCGTATGAGTTTTCCTTAAACTTTCTTATCAAACGCTACGACGGAGGCAATCTCTCTAGTCATCTACATAAACTCCAACCTGGTGCTAGTCTACGTCTTAGTTTGCCTCGTGGCAATTTCCAGCTCTCAAAATTAGCCGCACATCGAAATATTCTGCTACTATCAGCTGGAAGTGGTCTGACACCCAATTTAAGTCTACTGCAGCCTCTTTTGAAACGGAATACAAATAGAAT AGAACGTCTTCACCTTCTCTATTTCAACAAGACCGAGTCTGACATATGGTTAAAGGAAAAACTGGCAGATCTTCATGTTAAAGACGAGCGTTTCAGTTGCCATCATATATTATCACAGGCGGTAGAACAATCCCAACGTATTTCGGTGGAATTGTTGTCTCCTTTTTTCAAGAATGAGGCAAATATAGATAAATTTACTTATATGACTATTTGTGGACCAACTGGCTTTAATTCAGCAGCCATTGAGATTTTAGCTGACATCGGCGTTGAGGCAAATAACATCCATGTATTCCAAGGctaa